In Deinococcus cellulosilyticus NBRC 106333 = KACC 11606, a genomic segment contains:
- a CDS encoding DUF1788 domain-containing protein, with translation MIQINTEVKERLEKLPKVLSDPQLLSGKGIGNEIGFYIFDYDPEDEPTVQRYLQKELQKKLDFPVLEIHLYQLVMEYLQNNELLEACFELEQTEGTHALEDALKDALQIDGLAELLFSRVESHHQMVFITGVGAAWPMLRSHTVLNNLHDKLDQLPVIMFFPGTYTGQELQLFSTFKDDNYYRAFRLLPRS, from the coding sequence ATGATCCAGATCAACACCGAAGTCAAAGAGCGGCTCGAAAAACTTCCAAAGGTGCTCAGCGACCCGCAATTGCTGTCGGGGAAAGGCATTGGCAATGAAATCGGGTTTTACATCTTCGATTATGACCCCGAGGACGAACCCACCGTGCAGAGGTATCTGCAGAAAGAACTTCAGAAGAAACTGGATTTCCCTGTGCTCGAAATCCATCTGTACCAGCTGGTGATGGAGTACCTGCAAAACAATGAGCTTCTCGAAGCCTGTTTTGAACTGGAACAGACCGAGGGCACCCACGCCCTGGAAGATGCCCTGAAAGACGCCCTGCAGATCGATGGACTGGCCGAGCTGCTTTTTTCCAGGGTGGAAAGCCACCACCAGATGGTGTTCATCACCGGGGTGGGGGCAGCGTGGCCGATGCTGCGCAGCCACACCGTGCTGAACAACCTGCACGACAAGCTCGATCAATTGCCCGTGATCATGTTCTTTCCCGGCACCTACACCGGGCAGGAACTGCAACTGTTCTCCACCTTCAAAGACGACAACTACTACCGGGCTTTCCGTCTGCTGCCCAGATCCTGA
- a CDS encoding HelD family protein, with protein sequence MNPAQHPEYELEKKVLRQTALLIEEEIEHHRTGRMESGGNNWTNRNLNLSIREEALKSLEDNQYKPYFARMEFTDSTGKRQNFYFGRAHIRMPHMTVLSWQSPVYSLFIQGNAKQQSYYVPGTKKNHQVNLLLRRRFELNLYQIHYMNDEVDYRQTHTGTTASENSFLIRKLSQRGDPGLQDIVETIQVDQDRIIRADLKLPVILHGVAGSGKTSVAFHRLAYLLFPESGYNLKTSDVLVLAPNRRFLHYVRDLLPALGVKGVQQVTFFDWAFSQIREDRHVLFDAAQTVEDPHFDSFLRVQNSPEQNRAWRSSALKNSLKFRKVLDRYAHHLYTRIQLPDQDVSFEEQLGAQVVQVVFSPHALQEALRTAFETHTGYGERRQQFLQNLQEDFMQKHIQKFGLPRDAEDRAYLQSMTAKINTHFGRLYRRFNLAGFYRELFELETLQQVAAGLLSTDEMACLAAKAPRKSRKPQDEDPDQEVTSTSLEMADVAPLYALFRRLTGAPGPQYRHIIVDEAQDFTPLQFALLREHNVENSYTIVGDTAQNIFAHRGLDSWDTLEEVLGTSAMREKITQNYRSTREIVLLCNAVQQAVRGKQSLSAIPVERSGPKPVFHQSDHEDRLLQVMTEELFQLADRGRKNIAVLTRDQKQAEAISRWLEQHHIPNNLQLENNPRAADQNPDSIVSVLPVAVSKGMEFEAVMVYDVSEANYSSQNPVLGKLLFVAVSRALHELHLYSVGQASEHLKLTRGVRKNHFHDGTSPSKPLSKTPPPPPAKAALKKNPSPQSSVHPTQKQRTSYFIRLKSHARPYQDLREQVHTLTADFNDGELQYYLLHRATFRELLGDDFVVDMDAESRDLSGKVSRELLFLYQLGKRCIESGTVPGLRKPDNVPSDIWQEWLSFPSESLRLLLVHEVIRLKKELYANPVSVSQETLDLLMAFEPRGNPEPQLDPAPATQDIPQVKPFQGALFAVYQLPKFELQLTRQPVLMSSGEMKFWSSNQRFLNHLLGDGLVQTVNQLIQQSPEGSGGRTVDSLVRDLVQLGINSLKHQVKPGHHRPQNIPEAQWDMWMKYRSLILIFETNVNDAQHIMRELYYNRDEVTEKTLKILQRNIQKLIEHPEWPVVVASEEFFTEYLRLNPKARHKKHKPAGKLQEMIDRKYHLVLIKHFLPEILRFKEMGTSSFNSGLMVNKISSIARGLGL encoded by the coding sequence ATGAACCCAGCACAACACCCAGAGTATGAACTGGAGAAGAAAGTCCTTCGCCAAACTGCTTTGCTGATCGAAGAGGAAATTGAGCATCACCGCACAGGCCGCATGGAAAGTGGAGGCAACAACTGGACCAACCGCAACCTGAACCTCAGCATCCGCGAAGAGGCGCTGAAAAGTCTGGAGGACAACCAGTACAAACCTTACTTTGCACGGATGGAATTCACCGACAGCACCGGAAAAAGACAGAATTTCTATTTTGGCAGGGCACACATTCGCATGCCTCACATGACGGTGCTCAGCTGGCAGTCCCCTGTGTATTCCCTGTTCATTCAGGGCAATGCAAAACAACAGAGCTATTATGTTCCTGGGACCAAAAAAAACCATCAGGTGAACCTGCTGCTCCGTCGAAGGTTTGAACTGAACCTGTATCAGATCCACTACATGAATGACGAGGTGGATTACCGGCAAACCCATACTGGAACAACCGCCTCAGAAAATTCGTTTTTGATTCGCAAACTTTCACAACGTGGAGATCCTGGCTTGCAGGACATCGTGGAAACCATTCAGGTGGATCAAGACCGCATCATTCGGGCAGACTTGAAACTGCCTGTGATTCTTCATGGGGTGGCCGGAAGTGGAAAAACCTCTGTGGCCTTTCACCGTCTGGCTTATTTGCTCTTCCCCGAGTCGGGTTACAACCTGAAAACTTCAGATGTGCTGGTTCTCGCACCCAACCGTCGTTTTCTGCATTACGTCCGGGATCTTCTTCCTGCCCTTGGGGTCAAAGGGGTCCAACAGGTGACTTTTTTTGACTGGGCTTTCAGTCAGATTCGGGAGGACAGGCACGTGCTTTTTGACGCTGCACAGACCGTGGAAGATCCCCACTTTGATTCTTTCCTGCGCGTTCAGAACAGTCCAGAGCAAAACAGGGCCTGGCGGAGTTCTGCGCTGAAAAACAGTCTGAAATTCAGGAAAGTGCTGGACCGTTATGCCCATCATTTGTACACCCGCATTCAGTTGCCAGACCAGGACGTCTCTTTCGAAGAGCAACTTGGTGCACAAGTGGTTCAGGTGGTGTTCTCACCTCATGCTCTGCAAGAAGCATTGCGCACTGCATTTGAAACCCACACAGGATACGGTGAACGAAGGCAGCAGTTCCTGCAAAACCTGCAAGAAGACTTCATGCAAAAACACATCCAAAAGTTTGGACTGCCCAGGGATGCAGAAGACCGCGCCTATCTGCAAAGCATGACAGCCAAAATCAACACCCACTTTGGGAGGCTTTACCGCAGGTTCAACCTGGCTGGATTTTACAGGGAATTGTTTGAACTGGAGACCCTGCAACAGGTGGCTGCAGGCCTCCTCTCGACTGACGAGATGGCGTGCCTTGCAGCAAAAGCCCCTCGAAAATCACGCAAACCGCAAGATGAAGACCCTGATCAAGAGGTCACCAGCACGAGCCTGGAAATGGCTGATGTGGCACCCCTCTATGCCCTGTTCAGACGCCTGACCGGTGCTCCAGGTCCCCAGTATCGACACATCATTGTGGACGAAGCACAAGACTTCACACCCCTGCAATTTGCGCTGCTCAGGGAACACAACGTTGAAAACTCTTACACCATCGTTGGAGACACCGCACAAAACATCTTCGCCCACCGTGGACTGGACAGCTGGGACACCCTTGAAGAGGTTCTGGGAACCTCGGCCATGCGCGAAAAAATCACCCAGAACTACCGGAGCACCAGAGAAATTGTGCTGCTGTGCAACGCAGTGCAACAGGCCGTCCGGGGGAAACAATCCCTTTCTGCAATTCCGGTGGAGCGCTCAGGCCCAAAACCCGTGTTCCACCAATCTGATCATGAAGATCGACTGCTGCAGGTGATGACAGAAGAACTGTTCCAGCTGGCGGATCGGGGTCGAAAAAACATCGCGGTGCTGACCCGGGACCAGAAACAGGCAGAAGCCATCAGCAGGTGGCTTGAGCAGCATCACATCCCCAACAACCTGCAACTGGAAAACAATCCCAGGGCTGCCGACCAGAACCCCGACAGCATCGTGAGTGTGCTGCCTGTGGCGGTCTCCAAGGGCATGGAGTTTGAGGCCGTGATGGTGTATGACGTCAGTGAAGCCAACTATTCTTCCCAGAACCCGGTGCTGGGGAAACTGCTGTTTGTGGCGGTGTCCCGCGCGCTCCATGAACTCCACCTTTACTCCGTGGGCCAGGCATCAGAACACCTGAAATTGACCCGAGGGGTACGCAAAAACCATTTTCATGACGGCACCAGCCCCAGCAAACCGCTCAGCAAAACCCCACCGCCCCCCCCAGCAAAAGCAGCATTAAAGAAAAACCCATCACCACAGAGCAGCGTTCATCCCACACAAAAACAGCGCACCTCCTATTTCATTCGCCTGAAATCCCATGCCAGACCTTACCAGGACCTGCGCGAACAGGTTCACACCCTCACTGCAGACTTCAATGATGGGGAACTTCAGTACTACCTGCTTCACCGTGCAACATTCCGCGAACTCCTGGGGGATGATTTTGTTGTGGACATGGATGCAGAATCCAGGGACCTTTCTGGCAAAGTCAGTCGTGAACTGCTTTTTCTTTACCAGCTCGGCAAGCGTTGCATTGAATCAGGAACGGTACCCGGGCTCAGAAAGCCTGACAATGTTCCCTCAGACATCTGGCAAGAGTGGCTTTCTTTCCCCTCAGAGTCCCTCAGGCTTCTGCTCGTCCATGAAGTCATCCGACTGAAAAAGGAACTGTACGCCAACCCAGTCTCCGTCAGCCAGGAAACCCTGGATTTGTTGATGGCGTTTGAACCCAGAGGCAACCCAGAACCTCAGCTTGACCCTGCGCCTGCTACACAGGACATCCCACAGGTGAAGCCATTCCAGGGTGCCCTCTTTGCGGTCTATCAGTTGCCAAAGTTTGAATTGCAACTGACCCGACAGCCAGTCCTTATGTCCTCAGGTGAAATGAAATTCTGGTCGAGCAATCAGCGTTTCCTGAACCATCTTCTGGGTGACGGCCTGGTCCAGACGGTCAATCAATTGATTCAACAGTCACCGGAAGGCTCTGGAGGACGCACTGTGGACAGCCTGGTGCGTGATCTGGTGCAACTCGGCATCAACAGCCTCAAACATCAGGTGAAACCCGGACACCACCGGCCACAAAACATTCCTGAAGCCCAGTGGGACATGTGGATGAAATACCGTTCGTTGATTTTGATCTTTGAAACCAACGTCAATGATGCCCAGCACATCATGAGAGAGTTGTACTACAACCGCGATGAGGTGACCGAGAAAACCCTGAAGATCTTGCAGCGGAACATTCAGAAATTGATTGAACATCCAGAGTGGCCGGTTGTTGTTGCTTCCGAAGAGTTCTTCACCGAGTACCTCAGGCTCAACCCAAAAGCCCGCCACAAGAAGCACAAACCTGCAGGCAAACTCCAGGAGATGATCGACCGAAAATACCATCTGGTGTTGATCAAGCATTTCCTGCCAGAAATTTTGCGGTTCAAAGAGATGGGGACCTCAAGTTTCAACTCTGGACTCATGGTGAACAAAATCTCCTCCATCGCCCGGGGGCTGGGGCTGTGA
- a CDS encoding M48 family metalloprotease, with protein sequence MTHRLSQAQWNTQHPIQDFPGLQSHHYEHPDDRRLLSTARNIKGFDTVFKALSGAMFERQGYLMDLANHIRVGPVQHPQLYRVFQETVRALDIPEPELFISNRPGINAYATGSNKPYVVLHADLLHVMSSREIQWVIAHELGHIKSGHVLYQSMMQVLTSGAINLIPGIGILFQQGLQQALLLGLMHWSRVAEFTADRAAALVTGSPELGVQTLLKLAGGWVDPDHFNLDAFMKQGEEFSSISDTFSGKVYNLMSGVLEMTHPYPVIRAKALQEWHQSSTYQGLVRQEHLQGLDQHYRLYPHPGARCEKCSAFVADQHAQCPNCQHPRTSQTLHMSLPDEIKCTCHRCQKTNSRYQVYCFHCGEKIQDHLFKTVKPQESTEVTREAGSVTPRTSKAQYSTSKLTGGLGNLVNQSLKGNEQILQEVETNMGIGLAFTTDRILVVKAGLVAAGGFGKTVQHSFYYDNIEELHLKRGKPMPKPGQDPNTIKELVVFAIHLKNKPLPQNLFVDLPLLEQSNVLTLLNDNPFGVLRTFLNQFQWKTAPQAEQTPATPEATPDLMMLLRMLDSGKISQEQFTLLSSKLQA encoded by the coding sequence ATGACCCACCGACTCTCCCAGGCCCAATGGAACACCCAGCATCCCATTCAGGACTTTCCAGGCCTGCAATCCCACCACTACGAGCACCCGGATGACCGCCGCCTGCTCAGCACCGCACGCAACATCAAGGGTTTTGACACGGTGTTCAAGGCCCTTTCGGGAGCCATGTTCGAACGCCAGGGTTACCTGATGGATCTGGCCAACCACATCAGGGTGGGTCCGGTCCAGCACCCACAGCTGTACCGGGTGTTCCAGGAAACCGTCAGGGCCCTGGACATTCCTGAGCCTGAGCTCTTCATCAGCAACAGACCCGGCATCAATGCCTACGCCACAGGCAGCAACAAGCCTTATGTGGTGTTGCACGCCGATCTTTTGCACGTCATGAGCAGCCGGGAAATCCAGTGGGTGATTGCTCATGAGCTCGGTCACATCAAAAGCGGGCATGTGCTTTACCAGTCCATGATGCAAGTGCTGACCTCCGGTGCCATCAACCTCATTCCTGGGATCGGGATCCTGTTCCAGCAGGGCTTGCAGCAGGCCCTGCTGCTGGGACTCATGCACTGGTCCAGGGTGGCCGAATTCACTGCAGACCGGGCCGCTGCCCTGGTGACCGGTTCTCCTGAACTGGGCGTCCAGACCCTGCTCAAACTCGCTGGTGGCTGGGTGGACCCGGACCATTTCAACCTGGACGCCTTCATGAAGCAGGGAGAGGAGTTCAGCAGCATCAGCGACACCTTCAGTGGCAAGGTCTACAACCTGATGTCGGGCGTGCTGGAAATGACCCACCCTTACCCGGTGATCCGTGCCAAAGCCCTGCAGGAGTGGCACCAGTCCAGCACCTATCAGGGCCTGGTGCGGCAGGAGCATCTTCAGGGCCTCGACCAGCACTACAGGCTCTACCCCCATCCAGGTGCCAGGTGTGAAAAGTGCAGTGCTTTTGTGGCTGACCAGCATGCGCAGTGCCCCAACTGCCAGCACCCCAGGACGAGCCAGACCCTCCACATGTCCTTGCCGGATGAAATCAAGTGCACCTGCCACCGCTGCCAGAAAACCAACAGCCGCTATCAGGTCTACTGCTTTCACTGCGGGGAGAAAATTCAGGACCACCTGTTCAAAACCGTCAAACCCCAGGAATCCACCGAAGTCACCCGTGAAGCGGGCAGTGTCACCCCCAGAACCTCAAAAGCCCAGTACAGCACCAGCAAACTGACCGGAGGGCTGGGAAACCTGGTGAACCAGTCCCTGAAGGGGAACGAACAAATTCTGCAAGAAGTGGAAACCAATATGGGGATTGGACTGGCCTTCACCACTGATCGCATTCTGGTGGTTAAAGCCGGGCTGGTGGCTGCAGGCGGATTTGGGAAAACTGTGCAGCACTCATTCTACTACGATAACATCGAAGAGCTTCATTTGAAACGCGGTAAACCCATGCCAAAGCCAGGACAGGACCCCAACACCATCAAAGAACTGGTGGTGTTTGCCATTCATCTGAAAAACAAACCTCTGCCTCAGAACCTTTTTGTGGACCTTCCACTGCTAGAACAATCCAATGTTCTGACCTTGCTCAACGACAATCCCTTTGGCGTGCTGAGAACCTTCCTGAATCAATTTCAGTGGAAAACAGCTCCTCAGGCAGAGCAAACACCTGCAACCCCAGAAGCAACACCTGATCTGATGATGCTGTTGCGCATGCTGGACAGCGGAAAAATCAGCCAGGAGCAATTCACACTGCTTTCCAGCAAACTGCAGGCCTGA
- a CDS encoding HNH endonuclease — MRKVRLPKVLRQKQKSSKAERQKAATARVAHSQKPPGYRRFTPQSELPAERFDENGNRLCRLCSTPLSGRRRSWCSQDCQDHWLIRSMPSFARKKVFERDRGVCAECGVDAHTRDSRIARQVRAEEKRVKAILSPQQLKQHLQSHLQQVATEFGLDTPKMMGWQMDHIVAVEDGGGECGLENLQTLCTVCHKKKSKAQAAVRSRKRKASSVPVP, encoded by the coding sequence GTGAGAAAAGTTCGCCTGCCAAAAGTGCTCAGGCAAAAACAGAAAAGCAGCAAAGCTGAGCGCCAGAAGGCTGCAACTGCACGGGTGGCCCACAGCCAGAAACCCCCCGGGTACCGGCGTTTCACCCCGCAGTCCGAGTTGCCTGCTGAGCGTTTCGATGAAAATGGAAACCGGTTGTGCCGCCTGTGCTCCACCCCTCTCTCCGGCAGAAGGCGCAGCTGGTGCTCACAGGATTGTCAGGACCACTGGCTGATCCGCTCGATGCCGTCTTTTGCCAGAAAGAAAGTCTTTGAGCGGGACCGGGGCGTGTGCGCTGAATGTGGTGTGGATGCCCACACCCGCGACTCCCGGATTGCCCGTCAGGTCAGGGCCGAAGAAAAACGGGTGAAGGCCATCTTGAGTCCTCAGCAACTGAAACAGCACCTGCAAAGCCACCTGCAGCAAGTGGCCACCGAATTCGGACTGGACACACCCAAAATGATGGGCTGGCAGATGGACCACATTGTGGCCGTGGAAGACGGAGGCGGAGAGTGCGGCCTGGAGAATTTGCAAACCCTGTGCACGGTGTGCCACAAGAAGAAAAGCAAAGCCCAGGCTGCAGTGCGTTCCCGCAAAAGAAAAGCCTCTTCTGTTCCTGTGCCCTGA
- a CDS encoding ArsR/SmtB family transcription factor, protein MPDLFEALATPARRKILDALCERDGQTLFEICARLSVKSNLSMTRQAVSQHLAVLEEVGLLTVTRQGRYKHHHVNTAPLNQIVERWLKPTPPEANP, encoded by the coding sequence GTGCCGGACCTCTTTGAAGCCCTCGCCACCCCCGCCAGGCGAAAAATTCTTGATGCCCTCTGTGAACGGGACGGTCAGACCCTCTTTGAAATCTGTGCCCGACTCAGCGTCAAATCCAACCTGAGCATGACCAGGCAAGCTGTCTCCCAGCATCTCGCTGTGCTGGAAGAGGTTGGACTTCTCACCGTCACCCGGCAGGGCCGCTACAAACACCATCACGTCAACACTGCACCCCTCAACCAGATTGTGGAACGCTGGCTGAAACCCACACCCCCGGAGGCAAACCCATGA
- a CDS encoding VOC family protein, with translation MKIVVTSVFVDDQEKALKFYTEILGFEKKTDVPAGAYRWLTVVSPEDRGGVELLLEPDAHPAVGPFKKALVDDGIPCASFAVKDVQAEHDRLVKAGVHFTQPPIHMGPVTTAVFDDTCGNLIQLAQMH, from the coding sequence ATGAAAATTGTTGTGACCAGCGTGTTTGTGGACGATCAGGAAAAAGCCCTGAAGTTTTACACGGAGATCCTGGGTTTCGAGAAGAAGACCGATGTCCCGGCAGGGGCCTACCGCTGGCTCACCGTGGTGTCCCCCGAAGACCGAGGAGGGGTTGAACTCTTGCTGGAGCCTGATGCACACCCTGCTGTGGGCCCTTTCAAGAAAGCCCTGGTGGATGACGGCATTCCCTGCGCCTCCTTTGCAGTGAAAGATGTCCAGGCAGAGCATGACCGGCTGGTGAAAGCCGGGGTGCACTTCACCCAGCCTCCCATCCACATGGGACCGGTGACCACCGCCGTATTTGATGACACTTGCGGCAACCTGATCCAGCTGGCCCAGATGCACTGA
- a CDS encoding DEAD/DEAH box helicase produces the protein MIPVPGTLIKHRSRPERRAKVLEVVQHPTPRAKVQWDDQMVSHLPVQELRSGLMVGAEVTVYRMNLSDRLGEGKIITQRVFAGMEQVLVHLYQTNDTHWFPWQCVRVNTSPYTLLAKGRLPRGHHPERFRLQQLAHLIQHWQHNTGALSQLDIDPLPHQVSLVHRILTSGSLNWLIADDVGLGKTISVGLLITALQSRGLRRFLIVVPAGLTRQWQEEMSSKFNLRDFQIYGQDFFIQDPRHWHGKNQVIVSLDRAKQENHLETLLAADDWDYVIFDEAHRLTRSQYGNSFVASERYELASHLRNRSRNVLLLTGTPHQGKMDRFRALLELLRPGEAWRRQLDRVQIQPEVLRDVIIRNRKSEVTDKDGKLLFKHKSTHRVDVPLSETEKIFDRQLRLYLKNGYARSRELGHKGLAIGFVMTVYRKLASSSFEAITSALERRLQKLNHEDESRNTNLVEDERYVEQEEQADSRTDSTPFFVGEEHLLKDLIDLGRRLVPTDSKKQTLMEHVLPQVLKQSPHEKLLVFTEYRSTQEDICKALEKKHPGKVRLLNGSMSLEERRQVIEDFNSEAQFLISTEAGGEGLNLQRNCHIMVNYDLPWNPMRLVQRVGRLYRYGQDRNVVVFNLQSADTLDSEILSTMYESLSQVTADLCKVSGDYGAGLQDEILGQLASALQVEDLLAQAAHATREQTRSQLEEALFLARDAAARQQELLSHASGFSQEWMKDQLQVTPEHLQNFLEGMVKITGIEVTSRLHRGEVWELKLPEQVRKETGIRHNLKVTFNRNLALRSRETTHLDIGHPLLRHLLKVALGVEFSEPVSTLHGRGVLVGAVLVWQNDQGMILREEYVLMHFDGSQWQVNPPEMLESLLENEPPGHDKAMPLPREPLAAALEQVLVHKARNRTLPVDARVVGVAWLNDRVEVTG, from the coding sequence GTGATTCCCGTTCCCGGAACCCTGATCAAACACCGAAGCCGACCCGAACGCCGGGCCAAAGTTCTCGAAGTGGTGCAGCACCCCACACCCAGAGCCAAAGTGCAGTGGGACGACCAGATGGTGAGCCACCTGCCGGTGCAGGAACTGCGCAGTGGCCTGATGGTGGGTGCCGAGGTGACGGTTTACCGCATGAACCTCTCAGATCGGCTGGGTGAAGGCAAAATCATCACCCAGCGGGTTTTTGCAGGAATGGAGCAGGTGCTGGTCCACCTTTACCAGACAAACGACACCCACTGGTTTCCCTGGCAGTGCGTGCGGGTGAACACCTCCCCTTACACCCTGCTGGCGAAGGGACGGCTCCCCAGAGGGCATCACCCGGAACGGTTCCGGTTGCAACAACTGGCTCACCTGATCCAGCACTGGCAGCACAACACTGGGGCCCTGAGTCAACTGGACATTGACCCCTTGCCCCACCAGGTGTCTCTGGTCCACCGCATTCTGACATCGGGAAGCCTCAACTGGCTGATTGCCGATGATGTGGGCCTGGGGAAAACCATCTCTGTGGGCCTGCTGATCACCGCCCTGCAATCCAGGGGCCTCAGGCGCTTCCTGATTGTGGTGCCCGCGGGTCTGACCCGGCAATGGCAGGAGGAAATGAGTTCCAAATTCAACCTCAGGGACTTCCAGATTTACGGGCAGGACTTTTTCATTCAGGACCCCCGGCACTGGCATGGCAAAAATCAGGTGATTGTCTCCCTGGACCGGGCCAAGCAGGAAAATCACCTGGAGACTCTGCTGGCCGCCGACGACTGGGATTACGTGATTTTCGATGAGGCACACCGCCTCACCCGCTCTCAGTACGGCAACAGTTTTGTGGCTTCTGAACGATACGAACTTGCCAGCCACCTCAGGAACCGCAGCCGCAATGTGCTGCTTCTCACCGGCACCCCGCACCAGGGCAAGATGGACCGTTTCCGGGCCTTGCTGGAACTGCTGCGGCCCGGTGAAGCCTGGCGGCGGCAGCTGGATCGGGTGCAAATCCAGCCGGAAGTGCTCAGGGATGTGATCATCCGCAACCGCAAGTCGGAAGTCACCGACAAGGACGGCAAGCTGCTCTTCAAACACAAGTCCACCCACCGGGTGGACGTGCCTCTCTCTGAAACAGAAAAGATATTTGACCGGCAACTCAGGCTGTACCTGAAAAACGGTTATGCCCGCAGCCGTGAACTGGGCCACAAGGGTCTGGCCATTGGTTTTGTGATGACCGTGTACCGCAAACTGGCCTCCAGCAGCTTTGAAGCGATCACCTCCGCCCTCGAAAGGCGACTGCAGAAACTGAACCATGAAGATGAATCCAGAAACACCAACCTGGTTGAAGATGAGCGTTATGTGGAGCAAGAGGAACAGGCCGACTCCCGGACCGACAGCACACCCTTTTTCGTGGGAGAGGAACATTTGCTCAAGGACCTGATTGATCTGGGCCGAAGGCTGGTCCCGACCGACAGCAAAAAACAAACCCTGATGGAGCATGTTCTGCCCCAGGTTTTGAAACAAAGCCCTCACGAGAAGCTGCTGGTTTTCACAGAGTACCGGTCCACCCAGGAAGACATCTGCAAAGCCCTGGAGAAAAAGCATCCGGGCAAGGTGCGGTTGTTGAACGGTTCAATGTCCCTTGAGGAGCGCAGGCAGGTCATTGAGGATTTCAATTCCGAAGCCCAGTTTTTGATTTCCACTGAGGCTGGTGGAGAGGGCCTGAACCTGCAAAGAAATTGCCACATCATGGTCAATTACGATCTGCCGTGGAATCCCATGCGGCTGGTACAGCGGGTGGGTCGCCTGTACCGTTACGGGCAGGACCGGAACGTGGTGGTGTTCAATCTGCAATCTGCGGACACCCTGGACAGTGAAATCCTCTCCACCATGTATGAGAGCCTCAGTCAGGTGACGGCGGACCTCTGCAAGGTCAGTGGGGATTACGGGGCCGGTCTGCAAGACGAAATTCTCGGTCAACTGGCCTCTGCCCTGCAGGTGGAGGACCTGCTCGCACAGGCGGCACATGCCACACGCGAACAGACCCGCAGTCAGCTGGAAGAGGCTCTGTTTCTGGCACGTGATGCCGCCGCAAGGCAACAAGAACTTCTGAGTCACGCTTCTGGATTCAGTCAGGAGTGGATGAAAGATCAGCTGCAGGTGACCCCTGAGCACCTGCAGAACTTCCTGGAGGGCATGGTCAAGATCACCGGGATTGAGGTTACGAGCCGCCTTCACAGGGGTGAGGTGTGGGAACTCAAACTTCCCGAGCAGGTTCGCAAGGAGACGGGCATCCGGCACAACCTGAAGGTGACCTTCAATCGCAACCTTGCACTGCGCTCCAGGGAAACCACCCATCTGGACATCGGTCATCCCTTGCTCAGGCATCTGCTGAAGGTGGCCCTTGGAGTGGAGTTTTCGGAACCCGTATCTACCTTGCACGGCCGTGGGGTTCTGGTGGGGGCTGTGCTGGTCTGGCAAAACGACCAGGGCATGATCCTCAGGGAAGAGTATGTGCTGATGCACTTTGATGGCAGCCAGTGGCAGGTCAATCCACCGGAGATGCTGGAAAGCCTTCTTGAGAATGAACCGCCAGGTCATGACAAGGCAATGCCTCTGCCCAGGGAACCCCTGGCGGCTGCCCTGGAGCAGGTTCTGGTTCACAAAGCCAGAAACCGAACCCTACCGGTGGACGCCCGGGTGGTGGGGGTGGCCTGGCTCAATGATCGTGTGGAGGTTACAGGTTGA
- a CDS encoding DUF1819 family protein, whose amino-acid sequence MTREQSYQSITRGFLMQETLTVVRLLHEGKSWETIQKAVMEDDLFEQSNRTTRKNSFREIRRRLKNIPEAWWAEMLDASLDNKKIMNYLIVLQDNRLIREFMLEVVREKMLTLQQGVTRQDVRGFMERKRLESEEVRGWTESTIVRTSRNLLMMAVSAGVLEKSGDEHRITPPYISENIRNLLLKHHMRPLLLAVLDRSEA is encoded by the coding sequence ATGACCAGAGAACAGAGCTACCAGTCAATTACCCGGGGATTTTTGATGCAAGAAACGCTGACTGTGGTGCGTTTGTTGCATGAAGGCAAAAGCTGGGAAACCATCCAGAAGGCCGTGATGGAAGACGACCTGTTTGAGCAATCCAACCGAACCACCCGCAAAAATTCGTTCAGGGAGATCAGAAGGCGACTGAAAAACATCCCTGAAGCATGGTGGGCGGAAATGCTTGACGCCTCGCTGGACAACAAAAAAATCATGAATTACCTGATCGTTTTGCAAGACAATCGTCTGATCCGGGAATTCATGCTGGAGGTGGTGAGGGAAAAAATGCTGACTTTGCAACAGGGGGTCACCCGTCAAGACGTGCGGGGCTTCATGGAGCGCAAACGTCTCGAGTCCGAAGAGGTCAGAGGCTGGACTGAAAGCACGATTGTTCGGACCTCCCGCAATTTGCTGATGATGGCGGTGAGTGCAGGCGTGCTGGAGAAGTCCGGCGATGAGCACCGCATCACCCCTCCCTACATCAGTGAAAACATCAGGAACCTGCTTTTGAAGCATCACATGAGACCGCTGTTGCTGGCTGTGCTGGATCGGAGTGAGGCATGA